Proteins encoded in a region of the Paenibacillus sp. W2I17 genome:
- a CDS encoding sugar ABC transporter permease, which translates to MKAETAARTRPATRSDKNLLWRDIIKNRWLYIMLIPGVLYFVIFKYIPMYGITMAFQDYTPYKGILGSDWVGFKHFQRFFGEPQFWTLFRNTFLLAIYNIVFFFPLPIVLALMMNEVRRERFKRFVQTLVYVPHFVSWVVVVGVFYMLFTTEGGAINELLYNLTGQKVAFLLEPGWFRTMIVGQSIWKEVGWGTIIFLAALSGVDTQLYEAARIDGANRWRQTWHITLPAIRSTIVILLILRLGNFLDTGFEQIFLMLTPTNRDVGEVFDTYVYTKGLTQAQYSYSAAVGLFKSVVGLALVLGANTMAKKFGEEGVY; encoded by the coding sequence ATGAAAGCCGAAACGGCGGCTCGAACACGGCCCGCTACCCGCAGTGACAAAAACCTGCTGTGGAGGGACATTATCAAAAACCGGTGGCTGTATATCATGTTAATACCGGGTGTGCTTTACTTTGTTATTTTCAAATACATACCCATGTATGGCATCACGATGGCTTTTCAGGATTACACGCCTTACAAGGGCATTTTGGGAAGTGACTGGGTAGGGTTCAAACATTTCCAGCGTTTCTTCGGAGAACCGCAGTTCTGGACATTATTTCGAAATACGTTTTTGCTTGCCATTTATAACATTGTGTTCTTTTTCCCACTGCCGATTGTACTGGCGCTCATGATGAATGAAGTTCGCCGTGAACGGTTCAAACGATTTGTACAAACTCTTGTTTATGTTCCACACTTTGTATCCTGGGTTGTTGTTGTCGGTGTGTTCTACATGCTGTTCACAACTGAGGGTGGTGCGATTAATGAATTGCTCTATAACCTGACGGGACAAAAAGTGGCGTTCCTGCTTGAACCCGGTTGGTTCCGAACGATGATTGTCGGACAATCCATCTGGAAAGAAGTCGGTTGGGGCACAATTATCTTCCTGGCGGCGCTTTCCGGTGTGGATACACAGCTCTATGAAGCTGCACGGATTGATGGTGCCAATCGTTGGCGCCAAACCTGGCACATTACGTTGCCGGCCATTCGCAGTACAATCGTCATTTTGCTCATTCTGCGTCTGGGCAATTTCCTGGATACAGGCTTTGAACAGATCTTCCTGATGCTAACTCCGACAAACCGGGATGTGGGCGAGGTATTTGATACCTACGTGTACACGAAGGGTCTTACACAGGCACAGTACAGTTATAGTGCTGCTGTCGGGTTGTTCAAATCGGTTGTCGGGCTGGCGCTTGTCCTTGGTGCCAATACGATGGCCAAAAAATTCGGGGAGGAAGGCGTCTACTAA
- a CDS encoding mannitol-1-phosphate 5-dehydrogenase: MKALHFGAGNIGRGFIGLILSRAGYEVIFSDVNQDLVTALQQRGQYTVELANESKDQETVTGVNAIDGTQLETVAQTVVEADMITTAVGVGVLKHIAPGIAKGLEKRLNSGPAQNPLHIIACENAIGASTQLKEHVYALLNEDVRSLADQYIYFPDSAVDRIVPIQHHEDPLHVQVEPFYEWVVDRSQMAPAFKPVEGIVYVDDLEPYIERKLFTVNTGHCVAAYIGNVHGYDTIQKAIADEKVKSIVYGALQETGAVLVKRFGFNPDEHEQYIVKILGRFVNPYLTDEVTRVGRSPLRKLSPNDRLVRPALQAYTDGTETTYLAMGMAAACKFDVSDDPEAVELQDMIRQKGVSAALHHYTSMDEHHPVLQQAVAQYNQM, from the coding sequence ATGAAGGCCCTACACTTTGGCGCAGGTAACATTGGACGCGGGTTCATTGGATTGATTCTCTCCCGTGCAGGGTATGAGGTGATTTTCTCCGACGTGAATCAGGACTTGGTAACGGCTCTCCAGCAACGGGGACAGTACACGGTGGAACTGGCTAACGAGAGCAAGGATCAGGAGACCGTCACGGGTGTAAACGCAATCGATGGGACTCAGTTAGAAACGGTTGCCCAAACTGTGGTGGAAGCAGATATGATTACAACCGCAGTGGGTGTAGGAGTACTAAAGCATATTGCACCAGGCATTGCGAAAGGACTTGAGAAGAGACTGAATTCAGGTCCTGCTCAAAACCCTCTCCACATTATTGCTTGTGAGAACGCCATTGGAGCCAGTACGCAATTGAAAGAACATGTATATGCTCTGCTCAATGAAGACGTACGTTCCCTTGCGGATCAGTACATTTATTTCCCCGATTCAGCAGTAGACCGGATTGTGCCTATTCAGCATCATGAAGATCCTCTGCATGTACAGGTAGAGCCTTTTTACGAGTGGGTGGTGGATCGCTCCCAGATGGCTCCTGCATTCAAACCAGTTGAGGGCATTGTATATGTCGATGATCTGGAGCCGTATATTGAACGGAAGCTGTTCACTGTAAATACAGGGCATTGTGTTGCAGCGTATATCGGTAATGTGCATGGGTATGACACGATTCAGAAGGCTATTGCCGACGAAAAGGTAAAATCCATTGTATACGGCGCTTTGCAGGAAACCGGAGCTGTTCTGGTGAAACGTTTTGGATTTAATCCTGACGAGCATGAGCAGTATATTGTCAAAATATTGGGACGGTTCGTCAACCCGTATCTCACCGATGAGGTCACTCGTGTTGGTCGTTCCCCGCTGCGCAAGCTGTCTCCGAATGATCGTCTGGTTCGTCCGGCTCTTCAGGCCTATACGGATGGAACTGAAACGACCTATCTGGCTATGGGCATGGCAGCTGCCTGCAAATTCGATGTCTCCGATGATCCGGAAGCAGTCGAACTGCAGGACATGATCCGCCAGAAGGGGGTTTCGGCTGCACTGCATCATTATACGTCCATGGATGAGCATCATCCGGTGCTTCAACAGGCTGTTGCTCAGTATAACCAAATGTAA
- a CDS encoding carbohydrate ABC transporter permease: protein MQQDKTWGNRIFDILNHGLLLLIGIVTVIPFIYILAVSFTSPHEVAKGGFILFPKEFSLAAYRYIFSTDTLIRSLGVSVYITVIGTFINLLFTSLMAYPLSRRYLRGRQPILLGVLFTMLFSGGMIPTYFVVKSLHLTDTLWSLMLPTAISAFNLIVLKNFFQAIPDELEDAAKIDGCNDVSVLFRIVLPLSMPAMATFSLFYAVAHWNSFFSAVIYINDSEKWPVQVWLREIVILAQSRIGDTSIEETEIQPLTIRMAVIVFSTIPIMLVYPFLQKHFAKGVMLGSVKG, encoded by the coding sequence ATGCAACAGGATAAAACGTGGGGCAACCGGATCTTTGATATTCTCAATCATGGCTTGCTGCTGTTGATTGGAATCGTGACGGTCATCCCGTTCATTTATATTTTGGCCGTCTCGTTTACCAGTCCGCATGAAGTGGCTAAGGGAGGATTCATTCTTTTTCCAAAAGAGTTCTCTCTGGCTGCGTACCGTTACATTTTCTCTACAGATACCTTGATTCGCAGTCTGGGTGTATCGGTCTATATTACCGTGATCGGTACCTTCATTAACCTGCTGTTTACGTCACTTATGGCGTATCCGCTCTCCAGAAGATATTTGCGTGGACGCCAGCCCATTTTGCTGGGTGTATTGTTCACGATGCTCTTCAGTGGCGGGATGATTCCAACCTACTTTGTCGTGAAATCCTTGCACCTGACGGATACGTTGTGGTCACTGATGTTACCTACTGCTATTAGTGCATTTAACTTGATTGTACTGAAAAACTTCTTCCAAGCCATTCCCGATGAACTGGAGGATGCAGCCAAAATTGATGGATGTAACGATGTCAGCGTATTGTTCCGGATTGTACTGCCGTTGTCCATGCCAGCCATGGCGACATTTTCACTCTTTTACGCGGTGGCCCACTGGAACAGTTTCTTCAGCGCTGTTATCTATATCAATGATAGTGAGAAGTGGCCTGTCCAAGTCTGGCTGCGTGAGATTGTCATTCTGGCACAGAGCCGAATCGGAGACACAAGTATCGAAGAGACCGAGATCCAGCCGCTTACCATTCGCATGGCGGTTATCGTATTCTCCACAATCCCGATTATGCTGGTATATCCATTCCTGCAAAAGCACTTTGCAAAAGGCGTGATGCTGGGGTCGGTGAAAGGTTGA
- a CDS encoding BglG family transcription antiterminator yields the protein MSITKRQREIVEFLLEHPHEVTAGEIAVEVKVSTRTVHRELQMIEQWLEPLGMRLEKKSGTGIRIDSGSDDLTALRQQLEGKEYVEFTPEERKLFMLCILLDESEPVKLLALASDLKVTVSTVTTDLDDLELRILQAGLKLVRRRGYGVKINGSETFHRTAIAALALEFLDESDLFGRQPEQGGSIVNQKLLDMIGHGDVLTVENALWQPDIEWLENIPERQYMKLLIQLSVAVVRIRKGFGIGRISPREKKGDEIAEQGEIKVPPYLASRLCSVLSTQLGLTFSQDEQAYFHRLLIETEQRIHSSRLLPIDDLILLDRVHSLIDQMQARTHYAFHEDRLLREGLIGHMQPVMERIEEQQIIRNPLLQQIRKDYDSLFEDVKKSVHQAWPGVKVPDEEIGFLVMHFGASIERLRALKREIRAIIVCTSGIGSSRMLSSRLTKEIPEIRIMDSVSWYEATRIPTDEYDLVLSTVDLPMDEHQYYKVSPLLTAEESEQLRHFIRTTTLQRQHHKPQETEVQTTSRYSNPDGMEAILVEIVRIIGKFQVYSLDNQDIGFYKTVYAMCNVLHESGVLKEPEEIAKRLEAREAVGSQKIPGTRLALFHTRSEGIYRPSISLFQLTEPLLRTPDDPAGVTHILLMLGPRELSKESLEVLSEISALLLQEEMIALLEKGIRDELIHYLSQELVGFYRSKTEIGGQK from the coding sequence ATGAGTATTACCAAAAGACAACGCGAAATCGTGGAGTTTCTGTTGGAGCACCCACATGAAGTCACTGCCGGCGAAATCGCCGTTGAAGTAAAAGTCAGTACCCGAACGGTTCATCGCGAGCTTCAAATGATTGAACAATGGCTTGAACCTTTGGGGATGAGACTGGAAAAAAAATCAGGAACCGGTATTCGAATTGATTCCGGTTCGGATGATCTGACTGCATTGCGACAGCAACTGGAGGGTAAAGAATATGTAGAGTTTACGCCAGAAGAGCGTAAGCTCTTCATGCTTTGCATCCTGCTTGATGAGTCAGAGCCTGTGAAGTTGCTTGCTCTTGCTTCGGATCTGAAGGTGACTGTGTCCACGGTAACCACTGATCTGGACGATCTGGAGTTACGGATTCTTCAGGCTGGACTGAAGCTGGTCCGCAGGCGTGGATATGGTGTCAAAATTAACGGAAGTGAGACGTTTCATCGCACAGCCATTGCTGCACTTGCCCTCGAATTTCTGGATGAGTCTGATCTGTTCGGAAGACAGCCAGAACAAGGAGGCTCCATCGTAAACCAAAAACTGCTGGATATGATTGGACATGGTGATGTGCTAACGGTCGAAAATGCGTTATGGCAGCCGGATATCGAATGGCTGGAGAACATCCCGGAACGGCAATACATGAAGCTGCTGATTCAATTATCCGTAGCAGTTGTACGTATCCGTAAAGGCTTTGGCATTGGGCGTATATCTCCCCGGGAGAAGAAGGGAGATGAAATTGCAGAGCAGGGTGAGATAAAGGTTCCGCCTTATCTGGCTTCCCGCTTGTGCAGTGTTCTATCCACCCAGCTGGGGCTGACATTCTCCCAAGATGAGCAGGCTTATTTTCACAGACTATTAATTGAGACAGAACAACGGATTCACTCTTCACGGCTGTTGCCGATAGACGACTTGATTTTACTGGACAGGGTACATTCACTGATTGATCAGATGCAGGCTAGAACTCATTATGCCTTTCATGAGGATCGTTTGCTTCGTGAGGGTCTGATTGGTCATATGCAACCTGTAATGGAGCGAATTGAAGAACAGCAGATCATTCGTAATCCGTTGCTGCAGCAGATTCGAAAGGATTATGATTCACTCTTCGAAGATGTCAAAAAATCCGTGCATCAAGCTTGGCCGGGTGTGAAAGTTCCGGATGAGGAAATTGGTTTCTTGGTCATGCATTTTGGAGCTTCCATTGAGAGGTTGCGTGCATTGAAACGGGAAATCAGGGCGATCATTGTGTGTACAAGCGGAATCGGATCATCACGTATGCTTTCCAGTCGACTGACGAAGGAGATTCCCGAGATTCGGATCATGGACAGTGTGTCCTGGTATGAAGCTACGCGAATCCCTACAGATGAATATGACCTGGTGTTATCCACTGTCGATCTGCCGATGGATGAGCATCAATATTACAAAGTGAGCCCACTGCTCACGGCAGAAGAGAGTGAGCAGCTGCGTCATTTTATCAGGACAACAACGTTACAACGACAGCATCACAAGCCGCAGGAAACAGAGGTTCAGACGACAAGTCGTTACTCGAACCCTGACGGAATGGAAGCTATTCTGGTTGAAATCGTCCGGATTATCGGGAAGTTTCAGGTGTACTCGCTGGATAACCAGGATATTGGTTTCTATAAAACCGTATATGCGATGTGCAACGTCCTCCATGAATCTGGTGTGTTGAAGGAACCGGAGGAGATTGCGAAACGGTTGGAGGCACGTGAAGCAGTGGGGAGTCAAAAGATTCCCGGCACAAGACTTGCGCTGTTCCATACACGCAGTGAGGGCATCTACAGGCCGTCTATCAGCCTATTTCAGCTCACTGAGCCACTCCTTCGTACGCCGGATGATCCGGCAGGAGTTACCCATATCCTCTTGATGCTCGGTCCCAGAGAATTATCCAAGGAAAGCCTGGAGGTTCTCAGTGAGATTAGCGCACTGTTATTGCAGGAAGAAATGATTGCATTGCTGGAGAAGGGAATCAGGGATGAACTCATTCATTACCTTTCCCAGGAACTGGTTGGATTTTACCGCAGTAAAACCGAAATTGGAGGTCAAAAATGA
- a CDS encoding AraC family transcriptional regulator: MPKYLLRLLCFTLILGALPVIVIGSVSYTIASRDIEQKVRESNLQILHQTQMRVEQVLRSLQLSSIQYVNSPLVLQAMKKPLDSSEFQEIRDLTSGFNNLQAVTNIDQAYLVNLDEDWVVSMRSFGKLDDFSIRDRIGSYLSYTNSLFWVTQNASSAKESVPVSAGMGELTPEQAPTLISSDNVVSMVFKIPMIPTNVKPKGFLVIDIADTELSTYLSRNTNSGDMYVLDREQKYFLNDMQQGGKYDALNKEIQEMVQTTAQPEGFFSAEVEGNQVAVSYRQSPLNGWLYVSVVSLGQITAQSQKIALVTGIATLVMLCVTGLFAIYGSRRMYSPISRLLQFTKGLDSPVAPSGRRQDEFIYIEEQLSTLFSSEKTMREQMKGQHVHLQEFFMTKLLTGKISEEDFRYQGELYDFPTGWASLGVLMLQIDTLEGTRYEEQDRDLLLFAVNNMVGELLPSAVRFTPVMLDDAQVTVLASELTDEVKLKEWMHTQADWIRERVVTYLNLPVSIGISRSYACIGDTPRAVQESREALQGRVSLGSRIILHYEDIQPRGQMEAALYTQLRMIEDQLASALKQGDEEKTDAYFKQYLGLLADKKLHFSEYPVIMVQLLSRVYQLVQEQGGDVAEVLGEKASMSHLLKLSTLDEMTNWFRKRLFLPVIRFWREQEESQYMNIARRMIRLIEERYDRELSLEACAAELNFHPVYLSRVFKKEAGVNFTEYLAEYRMEKAKTWLQTTNLKISEIAEKLNYTNPTAFIRTFRKITGTTPGKYREQQR, translated from the coding sequence TTGCCTAAATATTTATTGCGTTTGCTTTGCTTTACCCTGATCCTCGGAGCCCTTCCGGTTATTGTTATTGGTTCCGTATCGTATACGATTGCTTCGCGTGACATTGAACAGAAAGTGCGTGAAAGTAATCTTCAGATATTGCATCAGACCCAAATGCGGGTAGAGCAAGTACTACGCAGTCTGCAATTGTCATCCATCCAGTATGTGAATTCGCCTTTGGTATTACAAGCGATGAAGAAACCACTGGACAGCAGCGAGTTTCAGGAGATTCGTGATCTGACTTCCGGTTTTAACAACTTGCAAGCGGTTACGAACATTGACCAAGCCTATCTGGTTAATCTGGATGAAGATTGGGTGGTTTCGATGCGTTCTTTTGGCAAATTGGATGATTTCAGCATTCGAGACCGAATTGGCTCCTACCTAAGTTATACCAACAGTCTGTTCTGGGTCACTCAAAATGCCAGTTCAGCGAAAGAAAGTGTACCTGTATCAGCAGGTATGGGTGAACTAACACCGGAACAGGCACCTACTCTTATATCATCGGATAATGTGGTCAGTATGGTATTCAAAATCCCGATGATACCAACCAATGTGAAACCAAAGGGATTTCTTGTGATTGATATCGCCGATACGGAACTGAGTACCTACTTGAGCCGAAATACGAATTCTGGAGATATGTACGTTCTGGATCGGGAGCAAAAGTATTTTCTGAACGATATGCAGCAAGGCGGGAAATATGACGCGCTGAATAAGGAAATTCAGGAAATGGTACAAACGACGGCCCAGCCAGAAGGTTTCTTCAGTGCGGAGGTGGAAGGTAATCAAGTGGCAGTTAGTTATAGGCAATCTCCGCTCAATGGCTGGTTATACGTGTCCGTTGTATCTCTTGGACAGATTACGGCCCAGTCACAGAAAATTGCATTGGTTACCGGTATCGCTACACTGGTCATGTTATGTGTAACGGGATTGTTCGCCATATACGGCAGTCGGCGGATGTACTCACCGATCTCCAGACTGCTGCAATTTACGAAGGGTTTGGATTCCCCAGTTGCTCCGTCAGGACGCCGACAGGATGAATTTATCTATATTGAGGAGCAATTGTCAACCTTGTTCAGCTCGGAGAAAACGATGCGTGAGCAGATGAAGGGGCAGCATGTGCACCTTCAGGAGTTTTTTATGACCAAACTGCTGACAGGCAAAATCTCGGAAGAAGATTTCAGATATCAGGGAGAATTGTACGATTTCCCGACAGGGTGGGCGAGTCTTGGCGTACTCATGCTCCAGATCGATACCTTGGAAGGGACACGATATGAGGAACAGGATCGCGATCTACTGCTGTTTGCTGTCAACAATATGGTAGGTGAGCTCCTTCCTTCGGCAGTTCGGTTCACCCCGGTCATGCTGGATGATGCTCAGGTCACCGTACTTGCCTCCGAACTCACGGATGAGGTGAAGCTGAAGGAATGGATGCATACCCAGGCAGACTGGATTCGCGAACGTGTCGTGACCTACCTGAATTTGCCCGTAAGTATTGGCATCAGTCGTTCTTACGCTTGTATCGGAGATACGCCAAGAGCGGTTCAAGAGAGCCGAGAGGCTCTGCAGGGCCGGGTCAGTCTGGGCAGCCGTATTATTTTGCATTACGAGGATATTCAGCCACGTGGTCAGATGGAGGCCGCGTTGTATACCCAGTTACGTATGATCGAGGATCAGCTCGCGTCTGCGCTCAAGCAAGGAGATGAAGAGAAGACGGACGCCTACTTTAAGCAATATTTGGGACTGCTTGCAGACAAAAAGCTTCATTTCAGTGAATACCCCGTCATTATGGTTCAGTTATTGTCTCGTGTATATCAGCTTGTGCAGGAGCAAGGTGGAGATGTAGCCGAAGTACTGGGTGAAAAAGCATCCATGTCACATTTGCTGAAGTTGTCCACATTGGACGAAATGACCAATTGGTTCCGCAAGCGGCTGTTCCTGCCCGTCATCCGTTTCTGGCGAGAGCAGGAAGAATCCCAATACATGAATATTGCAAGGCGCATGATTCGTTTGATCGAGGAACGTTATGATCGTGAATTGTCGCTTGAAGCCTGTGCAGCAGAGCTTAATTTCCATCCTGTCTACCTAAGTCGGGTATTCAAGAAGGAAGCTGGAGTCAATTTTACGGAATATCTCGCAGAGTATCGTATGGAAAAAGCAAAGACCTGGCTGCAAACAACAAATCTTAAAATATCGGAGATTGCCGAGAAATTAAACTATACCAATCCAACCGCATTTATCCGTACGTTTCGCAAAATCACAGGAACGACCCCCGGCAAGTACCGGGAGCAGCAGCGATAA
- a CDS encoding DNA mismatch repair protein MutS: protein MNENTLHSLGYPQIQKNVADCALSYLGKRYARELKPMVDAHLIQIRLEETAEAAALIRFGASIPLPSLDGMETIMDLLGTGYLFSERDFSHLAQFLRSCAQLMKYMEGKSGAAPTVSRYAASMIMIEPLLSEIERCIHSGRIQDQASKELIRIRKKMTVNEERMKRKLDSLVSKHRSIMQEHVISQRGGRTVLPIKKEFRKQVKGSVLDESGSGQTVYIEPVELVSLQMELAALQAEESREEMRILGDLTSLAESYSREIALNTETVGVLDFLFAKAKYAATMDGRTVQVNTQGHISLQRARHPFMGSSMVPLDFAIGKTYSSLIITGPNTGGKTVALKTLGLLTLMMQSGLLIPVEEGGEMAVYNEVAVDIGDGQSMEQALSTFSAHIRNMIGILEQANTSTLVLIDEMASGTDPGEGVGLSIAMLEELHSRGATVVATTHFGEIKHFAAATPGFENARMEFDTISLQPLYRLRIGEAGESYAYSIALKLGMPQRIIERSKSLSDQSNSRDRTFVFTSPPLETPVLKPDRPVTEASDPAELSKRNTSNQSKNTASLHKKTTTRASDSPAPAKPFRKGDRVYAAYLNQSGIVCDVEDSRGNIGVMLRGRKVKIHKKRLTLHISADELYPGDDYDLDIVFETKENRKKRKLMGRKHVEGLQIELPPEE, encoded by the coding sequence ATGAATGAAAACACATTACACAGTTTGGGCTATCCACAAATTCAAAAAAACGTTGCAGACTGCGCCCTTTCTTATCTGGGCAAGCGTTATGCCAGAGAACTGAAACCAATGGTTGACGCTCACCTGATTCAGATTCGCCTGGAGGAAACTGCAGAAGCGGCTGCATTGATTCGTTTTGGCGCCAGTATCCCCCTCCCTTCACTGGATGGAATGGAAACGATTATGGATCTGCTCGGTACAGGTTATCTATTCAGTGAACGTGACTTCAGTCATCTCGCACAGTTCCTTCGGAGCTGTGCCCAACTTATGAAATACATGGAGGGTAAATCTGGGGCCGCTCCCACCGTCAGTCGTTATGCAGCATCCATGATTATGATCGAACCTTTGCTGAGTGAGATCGAGCGTTGCATCCATAGTGGACGCATTCAGGATCAGGCAAGCAAGGAACTGATTCGAATTCGTAAAAAAATGACCGTAAATGAGGAGCGCATGAAACGAAAGCTTGATTCTCTGGTAAGCAAACATCGCTCCATTATGCAGGAACATGTCATCAGTCAACGCGGAGGAAGAACGGTTCTGCCCATTAAGAAAGAGTTCCGCAAACAGGTGAAAGGCAGTGTGCTGGATGAATCCGGGAGCGGGCAAACCGTATATATTGAACCTGTTGAGTTAGTAAGTCTGCAGATGGAATTGGCCGCTCTGCAAGCGGAGGAGTCCCGAGAGGAGATGAGAATTCTCGGTGATTTAACCTCCCTGGCCGAATCGTACAGCCGTGAAATTGCTCTGAATACCGAAACGGTAGGCGTGCTGGACTTCCTGTTTGCCAAAGCAAAATATGCGGCCACCATGGACGGACGTACCGTTCAAGTCAATACACAGGGCCACATCAGCCTTCAACGTGCACGTCATCCCTTCATGGGTTCTTCCATGGTTCCACTTGATTTTGCCATCGGCAAAACGTACTCGTCGCTCATTATTACCGGCCCGAATACCGGTGGTAAAACGGTCGCACTCAAAACGCTAGGTTTGCTCACCCTGATGATGCAATCCGGTTTGCTTATTCCGGTGGAGGAAGGTGGCGAGATGGCTGTTTATAACGAGGTAGCGGTCGATATTGGTGACGGACAGAGTATGGAACAAGCACTCAGTACATTCTCTGCACACATTCGCAATATGATCGGCATACTGGAACAGGCCAATACTTCGACTCTGGTGCTCATTGATGAGATGGCCTCCGGCACAGATCCCGGTGAAGGTGTTGGACTTTCTATCGCCATGCTGGAGGAACTTCACAGCCGCGGAGCAACCGTTGTGGCGACCACGCATTTTGGTGAAATCAAACATTTTGCAGCTGCCACCCCAGGATTTGAAAATGCCCGTATGGAATTTGATACGATCTCACTCCAGCCACTTTATCGATTGCGTATCGGGGAAGCTGGTGAGAGCTATGCTTATTCCATCGCATTGAAGCTGGGCATGCCACAGCGAATTATTGAGCGTTCCAAGTCCCTATCGGATCAAAGTAACTCGAGAGATCGTACATTCGTGTTCACATCGCCTCCTTTGGAAACTCCGGTCCTAAAGCCTGATCGTCCCGTTACAGAAGCAAGCGACCCAGCAGAGTTGTCCAAGCGGAATACGTCTAACCAATCAAAGAATACCGCCAGTTTGCACAAAAAGACAACAACCAGAGCGTCAGATTCTCCTGCCCCTGCCAAACCTTTTCGCAAAGGGGATCGGGTGTATGCGGCCTATCTCAATCAATCGGGCATCGTCTGTGATGTGGAGGATAGCCGGGGAAATATCGGAGTCATGCTGAGAGGGCGCAAGGTCAAAATCCATAAAAAACGCCTGACCCTGCATATATCTGCTGATGAACTTTATCCGGGTGACGACTACGATCTGGACATCGTATTTGAGACAAAAGAAAACCGCAAGAAGCGTAAACTAATGGGACGCAAGCATGTGGAAGGTCTACAGATCGAATTACCGCCTGAAGAATAG
- a CDS encoding PTS sugar transporter subunit IIA, translated as MSMLTTDKVILNATAQDKYEAIRMAGQILKDAGHITADYIEKMIEREEIVSTYVGNGLAIPHGTKESKSFILSTGISVIQYPQGVDFGEEKAYMVIGIAAQGGEHMEILTSIAVICAEDENMEALRLAKTAEEVIAILESEMEL; from the coding sequence ATGAGTATGTTAACAACAGATAAAGTCATCTTGAATGCGACGGCTCAGGACAAATATGAAGCGATTCGTATGGCAGGACAGATTCTGAAGGATGCAGGACATATTACTGCTGATTACATTGAGAAGATGATTGAACGCGAAGAGATTGTCTCGACCTATGTAGGGAACGGACTTGCGATCCCGCACGGTACGAAGGAATCCAAATCTTTCATTTTATCCACAGGTATCTCTGTCATTCAGTATCCACAGGGTGTTGATTTTGGCGAAGAAAAAGCCTATATGGTGATTGGTATCGCGGCTCAAGGCGGGGAGCATATGGAGATCTTGACTAGCATCGCGGTGATCTGTGCTGAAGATGAGAATATGGAGGCCCTGCGACTGGCGAAAACAGCCGAAGAAGTTATTGCTATTCTGGAAAGTGAAATGGAGCTATGA
- a CDS encoding cysteine-rich CWC family protein, with product MSVEQDDQERIHIDVLVCPLCGEANRCSYAAGHPHSECWCNRATFPEGVFDRIPPEQRRKSCICQRCLDDYADKLQPKEEPHS from the coding sequence ATGTCTGTAGAACAAGACGATCAAGAGCGCATCCATATCGATGTTCTTGTCTGCCCTTTATGCGGGGAAGCTAATCGCTGTTCCTATGCCGCAGGACATCCTCATTCGGAATGCTGGTGTAACCGGGCTACTTTCCCCGAGGGTGTATTTGACCGCATTCCGCCAGAGCAGCGCCGAAAATCGTGTATATGTCAACGCTGTTTGGATGACTATGCCGATAAACTCCAACCAAAAGAAGAGCCACACAGTTAA